The following proteins are co-located in the Acidobacteriota bacterium genome:
- a CDS encoding beta-ketoacyl-ACP reductase → MQSLRWPGIAGHHALVTGGSRGIGRAIASQLLASGAHVTVTARTSERAAAAADELNVTGSAASGAGRAEGLGLDLSDSAGAAAVLAEFARRTKESRPVSLLVHNAGMTRDGLLMRMSLDQWQEVLTANLTGAYLVTKAVLPGMIRARRGRIVVVSSVVARMGNPGQANYAASKAGLHGFVRSLARELGSRGITVNAVAPGYVDTDMTRALPESARDNLLRLVPLGRLGQPEDVAAAVCFLLSDLAGYITGEVLDVNGGMDM, encoded by the coding sequence ATGCAGAGCCTTCGATGGCCCGGCATCGCCGGCCACCACGCGCTGGTGACCGGCGGTTCCCGCGGCATCGGCCGGGCGATCGCGAGCCAGTTGCTCGCATCGGGAGCCCACGTGACCGTGACGGCGCGGACCTCCGAGCGCGCCGCGGCCGCCGCCGACGAGCTCAACGTGACAGGGTCCGCGGCGAGCGGCGCCGGCCGGGCGGAGGGGCTCGGCCTCGACCTGAGCGATTCCGCCGGAGCGGCTGCCGTGCTCGCCGAGTTCGCCCGCCGGACGAAGGAATCCCGGCCGGTTTCCCTGCTGGTCCACAACGCGGGGATGACCCGCGACGGACTCTTGATGCGCATGTCTCTCGACCAATGGCAGGAGGTCCTCACCGCGAACCTCACCGGTGCCTATCTGGTGACAAAGGCGGTGCTCCCGGGTATGATCCGGGCCCGCCGTGGACGGATCGTGGTGGTTTCGAGCGTGGTGGCCCGCATGGGGAATCCGGGACAGGCCAACTACGCGGCGTCGAAGGCGGGCCTGCACGGGTTCGTGCGTTCCCTCGCGCGCGAACTCGGATCGCGGGGGATCACGGTCAACGCCGTGGCTCCCGGGTACGTGGACACGGACATGACGCGCGCGCTGCCCGAATCGGCGCGAGACAACCTGCTCCGGCTGGTGCCGCTGGGCCGGCTGGGCCAGCCGGAGGACGTCGCGGCGGCGGTGTGTTTCCTGCTGTCGGATCTGGCGGGCTACATCACCGGCGAGGTGCTGGACGTCAACGGCGGTATGGACATGTGA
- a CDS encoding lytic transglycosylase domain-containing protein — translation MTLRNSPADPFAVAAARLIAALMALALAAVPAAASGRLVVFKDSRTMRVLAARRAGAVVELDLGGGNRLQVPASRIAEIRGPSRPNSGDRPAPPPWRVEAGPFAETIARAAERYRLDPELLVAVALVESDLDPFALSDKGAQGIMQIMPGTAREMGLDNAFDAAANIEAGARYLRRMLDRFNEDLDLALAAYNAGEGAVERYGGVPPYRETQEYLRRIYRHVERLRSESGA, via the coding sequence ATGACGCTCAGGAACTCTCCCGCCGATCCGTTCGCCGTCGCAGCCGCGCGCCTGATCGCAGCGCTGATGGCGCTCGCCTTGGCCGCGGTCCCCGCGGCCGCATCCGGCCGCCTTGTCGTCTTCAAGGACTCCCGGACGATGAGGGTTCTCGCCGCCCGCCGTGCCGGCGCGGTCGTCGAGCTCGACCTGGGCGGCGGCAACCGCCTCCAGGTTCCCGCCTCGCGGATCGCGGAGATCCGCGGTCCCTCGCGCCCGAATTCCGGGGACCGGCCGGCACCGCCCCCCTGGCGCGTCGAGGCGGGGCCGTTCGCCGAGACCATCGCGCGGGCCGCCGAGCGGTACCGCCTCGACCCGGAACTCCTCGTGGCCGTGGCGCTGGTCGAGTCGGACCTCGACCCCTTCGCGCTCAGCGACAAGGGCGCCCAGGGCATCATGCAGATCATGCCGGGCACCGCCCGCGAGATGGGGCTCGACAATGCCTTCGACGCCGCCGCCAACATCGAGGCAGGGGCGCGCTACCTCCGGCGGATGCTCGACCGCTTCAACGAGGACCTGGACCTGGCCCTGGCGGCCTACAACGCGGGGGAGGGTGCGGTGGAACGCTACGGGGGCGTCCCGCCGTACCGGGAGACCCAGGAGTACCTCCGGCGGATCTACCGCCACGTCGAGCGCCTGCGGTCGGAGAGCGGCGCCTGA
- the mutL gene encoding DNA mismatch repair endonuclease MutL has protein sequence MGRIRVLPQTVADRIAAGEVVERPASVVRELLDNALDAGARRIEVDLVEGGRARIGVADDGCGMDPDDALLAFERHATSKIAAPDDLGAIRSLGFRGEALAAIASVARVELVTSPGEGSEGCRVLFDHGRLVGREPAARARGTTVTVERLFANVPARLKFLKSVGTELEHCLRVCTRSALAHPETGFRVRHAGKPLLVAPPAAGIRERIGDVLGSRWAARLVEGRLADGDLRVQVFAAPADVHRPTRAGLHLFVNRRPVRDPLLLGAVRDAFGPSLPSGRYPVAVVYLEIPPEQVDVNVHPTKTEVRFAEPRRVRGAVVAALRGVLARPDALPRLGPPSASPTGPAAPPAGSGATLWDARAAAPEPPGVAEPPADSVRALAQFRDCYIVAEDAEGLLVVDQHVAHERLLYERLLRDAASGPLPRQVLLFPPTVELGPEEGELVERHAGTLQRIGFRIEPFGDRTVVIREAPQILGSRPVEGPLREVLAALGRGDGVGAEQLVPRLLATIACHAAVKKGMPLTREKMDYLLRGLRCCEVPAHCPHGRAISIRIELDRLERAFGRT, from the coding sequence ATGGGCCGGATCCGGGTGCTTCCTCAGACGGTCGCCGACCGCATCGCGGCCGGGGAGGTCGTCGAGCGGCCGGCCTCGGTCGTCCGGGAACTGCTCGACAACGCTCTCGACGCGGGAGCGCGCCGGATCGAAGTGGACCTCGTCGAGGGAGGGCGCGCGCGCATCGGCGTGGCCGACGACGGCTGCGGCATGGACCCCGACGACGCCCTTCTCGCCTTCGAGCGGCACGCCACCAGCAAGATCGCCGCACCGGACGACCTCGGGGCGATCCGTTCGCTGGGCTTCCGGGGCGAGGCGCTCGCCGCCATCGCGTCGGTGGCCCGGGTCGAACTGGTGACCAGCCCCGGAGAGGGCTCGGAAGGCTGTCGCGTCCTCTTCGACCACGGACGGCTCGTCGGGCGCGAGCCGGCTGCGCGCGCCCGCGGCACGACGGTGACCGTCGAGCGGCTGTTCGCCAACGTGCCGGCGCGCCTCAAGTTCCTCAAGAGCGTCGGCACCGAGCTCGAGCACTGCCTGCGGGTCTGCACCCGATCGGCGCTGGCCCATCCCGAGACCGGCTTCCGCGTCCGACATGCGGGCAAACCGTTGCTCGTGGCCCCGCCGGCCGCGGGAATCAGAGAGCGGATCGGCGATGTCCTCGGGAGCCGCTGGGCGGCCCGGCTCGTCGAAGGCCGGCTCGCCGACGGCGACCTCCGCGTGCAGGTCTTCGCCGCTCCCGCCGACGTGCATCGGCCGACGCGCGCCGGCTTGCATCTGTTCGTCAACCGGCGGCCGGTCCGCGATCCGCTGCTCCTCGGGGCCGTTCGCGACGCGTTCGGCCCGTCGCTCCCCTCCGGGCGGTACCCCGTGGCGGTGGTCTACCTCGAGATTCCGCCGGAACAGGTCGACGTCAACGTGCATCCGACCAAGACCGAGGTTCGCTTCGCCGAACCGAGGCGGGTGAGGGGTGCGGTCGTCGCGGCGTTGCGCGGCGTTCTCGCGCGGCCGGACGCGCTGCCCCGGCTCGGGCCGCCCTCCGCATCCCCCACCGGGCCGGCGGCTCCTCCCGCAGGGAGCGGAGCCACGCTGTGGGACGCGAGGGCGGCGGCGCCGGAGCCGCCAGGCGTGGCGGAGCCGCCGGCCGATTCGGTCCGAGCCCTCGCCCAGTTCCGCGACTGCTACATCGTCGCCGAGGACGCCGAAGGCCTTCTCGTCGTCGACCAGCACGTCGCGCACGAGCGGCTCCTGTACGAGCGTCTGCTGCGCGACGCCGCGTCCGGCCCGCTGCCCCGCCAGGTGCTTCTCTTTCCGCCGACGGTGGAGCTCGGACCGGAGGAGGGGGAGCTGGTCGAGCGCCACGCCGGCACGCTGCAGCGGATCGGCTTCCGGATCGAGCCGTTCGGCGACCGGACGGTGGTGATCCGCGAGGCGCCGCAGATCCTCGGAAGCCGTCCGGTCGAGGGGCCGTTGAGGGAAGTCCTCGCCGCGTTGGGTCGCGGGGACGGGGTGGGGGCCGAGCAGCTCGTGCCGCGGCTTCTGGCCACCATCGCCTGCCATGCGGCGGTGAAGAAGGGTATGCCGCTGACGCGGGAGAAGATGGACTACCTGTTGCGAGGCCTGCGCTGCTGCGAGGTCCCGGCTCACTGCCCCCACGGACGGGCCATTTCGATCCGGATCGAACTGGATCGGCTCGAAAGGGCCTTCGGCCGGACCTGA
- a CDS encoding DUF177 domain-containing protein, with translation MLLDISDLDRGPVWLDRRVEVAAFRWEGGQEVVCGPVRLSGRLARASRGIDLDAHISTVVTLVCVRCLESFERPVEEDFHLLLIPNAEDTFDPYRILPEDDPQAADVYPLEGEELDLTAVAREQVDLALPFRALCDESCRGLCSGCGANLNREACRCAPERRGGGEVTRLAELIESLRSGRRSGGD, from the coding sequence ATGCTGTTGGATATCAGCGACTTGGACCGTGGGCCGGTCTGGCTGGACCGGCGTGTGGAAGTTGCCGCCTTCCGCTGGGAGGGCGGACAAGAGGTGGTCTGCGGTCCGGTCCGGCTCAGTGGCCGGCTGGCCCGCGCCTCCCGGGGCATCGACCTCGACGCGCACATCAGCACGGTGGTGACTCTCGTGTGCGTGCGCTGCCTCGAGAGCTTCGAGCGCCCGGTGGAAGAGGACTTCCACCTGCTGTTGATCCCCAACGCGGAGGACACCTTCGACCCGTACCGGATCCTCCCCGAGGACGATCCCCAGGCGGCCGACGTCTACCCCCTCGAAGGCGAGGAACTCGATCTGACGGCGGTGGCCAGGGAACAGGTCGATCTGGCGCTTCCGTTCCGCGCCCTGTGCGACGAGAGCTGCCGCGGGCTGTGCTCCGGCTGCGGCGCGAATCTCAACCGGGAAGCCTGCCGATGCGCTCCGGAACGGCGGGGCGGGGGCGAGGTCACCCGGCTGGCGGAACTGATCGAATCCCTGAGGAGCGGACGCCGCTCCGGAGGAGACTGA
- the fabD gene encoding [acyl-carrier-protein] S-malonyltransferase → MSGAEALPAWAALFPGQGSQRVGMGRDLVDAWPEAEAVFAAADDALGEPLSRLCFEGPEERLRLTRNTQPALLTVGVACWRVLEGRVPLPAAAAGHSLGEYTALVAAGVLAFEDAVRAVRLRGEAMQEAVPVGEGAMAAVIGLEPDAVAALCAETAREGEVLVPANINAPDQIVVAGHAAAVERLGPAARGRGAKRVVPLAVSAPFHCPLMAPAAERLARFFDGIEFREPRFPVVANVDARPVTTGAQARDRLVRQVVAPVRWVDVLRTLGSELRVTEALELGPGRVLAGLARRAGAPFAVRPAGSAESMREAVEALAGREEG, encoded by the coding sequence ATGAGCGGCGCGGAAGCGCTTCCAGCGTGGGCGGCGCTCTTTCCCGGCCAGGGAAGCCAGCGTGTCGGAATGGGCCGGGACCTCGTGGATGCATGGCCGGAAGCGGAAGCCGTGTTCGCCGCCGCCGACGACGCGCTGGGGGAGCCTCTCTCCCGGCTTTGCTTCGAGGGGCCCGAGGAGCGGCTGCGGCTGACCCGAAACACCCAGCCGGCCCTGCTGACCGTCGGGGTGGCCTGCTGGCGGGTGCTCGAAGGGCGCGTCCCGCTACCCGCCGCCGCGGCGGGCCACAGCCTCGGGGAGTACACGGCGCTCGTGGCCGCCGGCGTGCTCGCCTTCGAAGACGCCGTGCGAGCCGTCCGGCTGCGTGGCGAGGCGATGCAGGAGGCGGTGCCGGTCGGGGAAGGCGCGATGGCGGCCGTGATCGGTCTCGAGCCGGATGCGGTCGCGGCCCTCTGCGCCGAAACGGCGCGGGAGGGGGAGGTCCTCGTGCCGGCCAACATCAACGCGCCGGACCAGATCGTCGTCGCCGGCCACGCCGCGGCCGTGGAGCGCCTCGGACCGGCGGCGCGCGGGCGCGGAGCGAAGCGGGTCGTCCCGCTCGCGGTCAGCGCCCCCTTCCACTGCCCCCTGATGGCCCCGGCGGCCGAACGCTTGGCGCGCTTTTTCGACGGGATCGAGTTCCGGGAACCGCGGTTCCCGGTGGTGGCGAACGTGGACGCCCGCCCGGTGACGACCGGCGCGCAGGCGCGCGACCGTCTCGTGCGCCAGGTCGTCGCGCCGGTGCGGTGGGTCGACGTCCTCCGGACCCTCGGTTCGGAGCTCCGGGTGACCGAGGCACTGGAACTCGGCCCGGGCCGCGTCCTGGCGGGGCTGGCGCGGCGCGCGGGGGCGCCCTTCGCGGTCCGCCCGGCCGGTTCCGCCGAGAGCATGCGGGAGGCGGTCGAAGCCCTGGCGGGAAGGGAGGAGGGTTGA
- a CDS encoding sigma-70 family RNA polymerase sigma factor has protein sequence MKTLENRAPGAGTRIAQGRGGKRPEDTTTMWIPWLLKEKSLDDFVDHDGETRLSQLMEDSGTARPEDSLYKKELVEITRQALEELPERERLILLKRFGVMGNDEMTLEEIGKILGLSRERVRQLEKEAKMKLRERLGSLRQQLQFSLT, from the coding sequence ATGAAAACCCTTGAAAATCGGGCCCCGGGGGCTGGCACCCGGATTGCACAAGGCCGGGGCGGCAAGCGACCCGAGGACACGACGACGATGTGGATTCCCTGGCTGCTGAAAGAGAAGTCCCTGGACGACTTCGTCGACCACGACGGCGAGACCCGGCTGTCCCAGCTCATGGAGGACTCCGGGACGGCGCGGCCGGAGGACAGCCTGTACAAGAAGGAGCTGGTGGAGATCACCCGCCAGGCTCTGGAGGAACTCCCCGAGCGGGAGCGGCTGATCCTCCTGAAGCGCTTCGGAGTCATGGGCAATGACGAGATGACGCTCGAGGAGATCGGCAAGATCCTGGGCCTGTCCCGCGAGCGCGTCCGGCAACTCGAGAAAGAGGCCAAGATGAAGCTGCGCGAGCGCCTCGGCTCCTTGCGCCAGCAGCTCCAGTTTTCTCTGACCTGA
- a CDS encoding 50S ribosomal protein L32: MANPKRRSSKARRDKRRAHDALPIPSLARCDRCGEPKLPHRVCPACGHYKGREILSTGQSV, translated from the coding sequence ATGGCGAATCCCAAGCGTCGCAGTTCGAAGGCACGGCGCGACAAGCGGCGCGCTCACGACGCCCTTCCCATCCCGTCGCTGGCGCGCTGCGACCGGTGCGGCGAACCGAAGCTCCCGCACCGCGTCTGCCCCGCCTGCGGCCACTACAAGGGCCGCGAGATCCTGAGCACCGGCCAGAGCGTCTGA
- the plsX gene encoding phosphate acyltransferase PlsX has protein sequence MSLPLAVDGMGGDHAPHEIVRGALEYARDTGNRVLVVGRPDELEAALARCGGRPSDRLEIVPASQVIEMGEKITSIRTKRDSSIHVGARLLRDGRAAGFVSAGHTGAMMAVCKVICGLLEGVDRPALPAPLPQRGGGYAILLDAGANLDCRPEHFRQFAVMGHHYARRVFGIERPRVALLSVGEEDTKGTEVLRKVQHILKATKINFIGNVEGNSIFSRRTDVVLCDGFVGNVVLKVSEGIAESIVNELRDEIARGPLRRLGALALKPVFRVLMRKLDYAEYGGVPLLGLNGVAVVAHGRSRAKAIRNALKVAETAARLEMVQKIAADIEALHEAEQRLGATA, from the coding sequence ATGTCCCTACCGCTGGCGGTCGACGGGATGGGCGGCGATCACGCTCCGCACGAGATCGTGCGCGGGGCGCTCGAATACGCGCGCGACACCGGGAACCGCGTGCTGGTGGTCGGCCGGCCGGACGAGCTCGAGGCCGCCCTCGCCCGCTGCGGCGGCCGCCCGAGCGACCGCCTGGAGATCGTCCCCGCCTCGCAGGTGATCGAGATGGGGGAGAAGATCACCAGCATCCGCACCAAGCGGGACTCCTCCATCCATGTGGGGGCGCGGCTGCTCCGGGATGGCCGCGCGGCGGGATTCGTCTCCGCGGGGCACACCGGAGCGATGATGGCGGTGTGCAAGGTGATCTGCGGACTGCTGGAGGGCGTCGACCGCCCGGCACTGCCGGCTCCCCTTCCGCAGCGAGGCGGAGGTTACGCGATCCTTCTCGACGCGGGAGCGAACCTCGACTGCCGGCCGGAACACTTCCGCCAGTTCGCGGTCATGGGGCACCACTACGCCCGGCGGGTCTTCGGCATCGAACGGCCGCGGGTCGCCCTGTTGAGCGTCGGAGAGGAAGACACGAAGGGAACCGAGGTCCTCCGAAAGGTCCAGCACATCCTCAAGGCGACCAAGATCAACTTCATCGGGAACGTGGAGGGCAACTCCATCTTCTCCCGGCGCACCGACGTCGTACTGTGCGACGGCTTCGTGGGAAACGTGGTCCTGAAGGTCTCCGAGGGGATCGCGGAGTCGATCGTGAACGAGCTGCGCGACGAGATCGCCCGGGGGCCGCTGCGCCGGCTGGGCGCGCTGGCGCTCAAGCCGGTGTTCCGCGTGCTCATGCGGAAGCTGGACTACGCCGAGTACGGGGGCGTGCCGCTCCTCGGCCTCAACGGCGTCGCGGTGGTCGCCCACGGCCGGTCGCGGGCCAAAGCGATTCGCAACGCTCTGAAGGTCGCCGAGACGGCGGCCCGGCTCGAGATGGTGCAGAAAATCGCCGCGGACATCGAAGCCTTGCACGAGGCGGAGCAGCGACTCGGAGCGACGGCATGA